The Sinomicrobium kalidii region TTAAATGCTGCGGGAGGCGGCTTTACATTTGATAGCCATACCGGTTTAAAGAAACATATTATCGGCACCAATGTGGATAACAATGCACCGACCATGACCATGACCTCTTCCACAGAGCACAACTCATTATTGAGGCTTGCCGATGTTTATTTACTGTATGCCGAAGCGATCCTCGGCAATAACGCCGCCACATCAGATGCCGATGCACTGTTTTACTTCAACGAAGTACGCACAAGGGCCGGACTCGATCCCGTGGCCTCCATCGATGCGGACATGTTGCTGAAGGAACGAAGGATTGAGCTCGCCGCCGAAGGTCAGTTCTGGAACGACCTCGTAAGGCTCTCCTACTACGATCCCCAAAAGGCCATCGGTATTCTCAACAACGAGCAACGTGTGCCTTTTGATTATGAAGACGGGACGGCAACCCCCCGGGACCCGTACGGGGAAATAACCCCGGCCACGGTGAATACATTTAGGTTTCCGCTGCCGTCATCCGAGATAACAGCCAATCCTAAGCTGTTGGAACCACCGGTATCTTATTCATTCTAACATAATCAAGAACATATCATGGAAAAAACTAAATATAAATTTAATCGTTTTCTACTTCCTTGTCTGGCGGCAGTTTTTGTCCTGATGCTTGCCTGCGAGAAGGAAGATACCGTGTCTGCCCCTGTCATTACAGAGGTCCGGAATTATGAAGCTTCTCCCAATGACACGCTCGTCAATACGATCAATACCGGTCAGTGGGTGGTGATTATGGGAAAAAACCTAAGCCATGTATCCGAAGTATATTTTGCGGATACCCCTGCAACGATCAACAATACCCTTTTTACCGATGCAAGTATAGTAGTGCAAATACCCTCTATAGCGTTTCAATACGTACCGGATGAAAAATTGAATGAAATTACGGTAATCAGTGAGGGAGGCAGTGCTCATTATATGATCAGCATTATGGGTGAACCTGTGATCTCACGCGTAAGAAATTATGAAGACGCTCCCAATGATACCATTGTGGATGCCGTTGGTCCGGGGCAACACATTAATATTATCGGATATAACCTGAAAGATGCCTCTGAAATAGCTTTTCAGGGGGTCAGTGCCGATCTGGGAAATATCATGTACACTGATTCCAGTGCCGTAGTAAAAGTTCCTGAAGACCTGTCGGGAGGCGATGCTTCACTGGCCAATACGATCACTTATACAACAAGCCTCGGAACGGACATGTATACCATTAAGATCCTGGGGCCTCCTGTAATTTTGAGGATATCCAATGAAAACCCCAACGCTGGCGACATGGTTTACATTTATGGCAATAACTTATCGCCGGTTCAGAGCCTGTCCTTTGCAGGGACTGAAATCTCGGAATTCACCGGATCCGAAGATGGGGAATCCGTTGGTTTTATCGTCCCGGAATTATCCCAAAGTGGGCCTGTGGAGATTGTTACATTAGGCGGGACTTTTACTACGGCATTTAATGTCAACGATCTGACAACAGGGATAATAGCCAATTTCGAATGGGGAGATGATTTTGGCTGGAAATGGTGGGGAGGAGCCGAATTAAAAAGCGATGACCCTGACTTTCCCGGCAATTCAAGCCAATATCTCGTACTTAAGACCGCTATCCTGGACCCCGGTGCTGGTGATGATCAGAGTACCGCGATCCGAATCGAAGAAGCACCGTGG contains the following coding sequences:
- a CDS encoding glycan-binding surface protein, with protein sequence MEKTKYKFNRFLLPCLAAVFVLMLACEKEDTVSAPVITEVRNYEASPNDTLVNTINTGQWVVIMGKNLSHVSEVYFADTPATINNTLFTDASIVVQIPSIAFQYVPDEKLNEITVISEGGSAHYMISIMGEPVISRVRNYEDAPNDTIVDAVGPGQHINIIGYNLKDASEIAFQGVSADLGNIMYTDSSAVVKVPEDLSGGDASLANTITYTTSLGTDMYTIKILGPPVILRISNENPNAGDMVYIYGNNLSPVQSLSFAGTEISEFTGSEDGESVGFIVPELSQSGPVEIVTLGGTFTTAFNVNDLTTGIIANFEWGDDFGWKWWGGAELKSDDPDFPGNSSQYLVLKTAILDPGAGDDQSTAIRIEEAPWLPVENISDPVNSWALKFEISIPEPWNGGTLSIKTSNNNYMARYEPWQVSSTNTAAHSTEGWQTVTIPLSAFRRNDATGDGKGEPVASINELFGGTGTTTSNLFLYMHNYGSSPTRTGFNAAFDNFRVVRR